The Kiritimatiellia bacterium genome contains a region encoding:
- a CDS encoding ABC transporter permease subunit, producing the protein MIRVLIIAQIVWRETIRRKDLYVLFILLLSFLLVLMTLNIFGLRSMTGYIKETGLLMAWIFAWILAVGGGARQLPQEERNGTIFPLLAKPVKRSELIIGKWLGVWGVTGAATACFYIILAVIVAARAGRFSPVLMLEAWMLHFCFIGILSAFVILFSTRMNSDAAATAAAVLSVASFLFLPQIPHLAGIASGWRREVLLVVYYALPHLELFDLRQRVIHNWDPVGPASFLMIVLYGLLTAAVFILLAWLAYRRKKFSRDVI; encoded by the coding sequence ATGATCCGCGTTCTGATAATCGCTCAAATCGTCTGGCGCGAAACCATCCGGCGCAAGGACCTTTACGTCCTGTTTATTCTCCTCCTTTCCTTTCTCCTGGTTCTCATGACGCTTAATATTTTCGGACTCAGGAGCATGACCGGTTATATCAAGGAAACCGGCCTGCTCATGGCCTGGATTTTCGCCTGGATTCTGGCCGTCGGCGGCGGCGCGCGCCAGTTGCCGCAGGAGGAAAGAAACGGGACCATTTTCCCGCTGCTTGCAAAACCGGTGAAACGTTCCGAGCTGATCATCGGCAAATGGCTCGGGGTATGGGGCGTTACGGGGGCGGCGACGGCTTGTTTTTACATCATCCTGGCCGTAATCGTTGCCGCGCGCGCCGGCCGTTTCAGCCCGGTTTTGATGCTGGAGGCGTGGATGCTGCATTTTTGTTTTATCGGGATTCTGTCGGCTTTTGTCATCCTTTTTTCCACCCGGATGAACAGCGACGCCGCGGCGACCGCCGCGGCCGTTTTGAGCGTTGCCTCTTTTCTGTTCCTGCCGCAGATTCCGCACCTGGCGGGCATCGCAAGCGGATGGAGGCGGGAAGTTCTGCTGGTGGTCTATTATGCCCTGCCGCACCTGGAACTCTTTGACTTGCGCCAGAGAGTGATCCACAACTGGGACCCGGTGGGACCGGCATCCTTTCTCATGATTGTTTTGTACGGCTTGCTGACGGCGGCTGTTTTCATTCTGCTCGCCTGGCTGGCCTATCGCCGTAAAAAATTTTCCAGGGATGTTATCTGA